From Phragmites australis chromosome 5, lpPhrAust1.1, whole genome shotgun sequence, a single genomic window includes:
- the LOC133918795 gene encoding F-box protein At3g58530, which produces MAAADDVWCRETVPRVMELVSPRLPQRDACALLAVSPWCYRVLVANPKLWEVLDLREMKNPGDRLISALSLVRYRHLKVLNLEFAQDIEDRHFIHLKEMSGISLEDLEFLNLNACQKISDKGIEAVTSLCPNLRGLSIYWIVGLSDSSIGHITKNCKQILDLNLSGCKNISDKGMRLIANNYQGLKKLNITRCVKLTDDGFQEVLRKCSSLESLNLYALSSFTDKVYKEIGSLANLTFLDLCGSQNLTDDGLACISRCGGLTYLNLTWCICVTDVGVVAIAQGCRSLELLSLFGIVGVTDACLEALSKSCSHSLTTLDVNGCIGIKRRSRDDLIKLFPLLSCFKVHS; this is translated from the exons ATGGCGGCGGCCGACGATGTGTGGTGCCGTGAGACGGTGCCGCGAGTGATGGAGCTGGTGAGCCCGCGGCTGCCGCAGCGGGACGCCTGCGCGCTGCTCGCTGTCAGCCCCTGGTGCTACCGCGTCCTCGTCGCCAACCCCAAGCTCTGGGAG GTACTTGATCTGCGTGAGATGAAGAATCCCGGCGACCGACTTATTTCAGCGCTGTCACTG GTAAGGTATCGCCATCTCAAAGTACTAAACCTTGAGTTTGCGCAAGATATTGAAGACCGACATTTTATTCATCTAAAAGAAATG AGTGGTATCTCACTGGAAGATTTAGAATTCCTGAACCTAAACGCATGTCAGAAAATCTCTGATAAAGGAATTGAAGCTGTTACCAGTCTTTGTCCTAATCTTCGAGGCCTTTCTATCTATTGGATTGTTGG ACTGTCAGACTCAAGCATTGGGCACATCACGAAGAATTGCAAGCAGATACTGGACCTGAACTTGAGTGGTTGTAAG AATATCTCAGATAAAGGTATGCGGCTAATTGCTAATAATTATCAAGGACTAAAGAAGTTGAACATAACCAG GTGTGTTAAGTTGACAGACGATGGGTTTCAAGAAGTGCTTCGGAAATGTTCTTCTCTTGAGAGCTTGAACCTTTATGCCCTTTCGAG TTTTACCGACAAGGTTTACAAGGAGATTGGATCTTTAGCTAATCTTACATTTCTAGACTTATGTGGTTCCCAG AATCTAACCGATGATGGTCTTGCTTGTATATCAAGATGTGGAGGTTTGACATATCTCAATTTGACTTG GTGTATATGTGTTACTGATGTTGGGGTCGTAGCTATTGCTCAGGGTTGCCGGTCGCTTGAACTGCTAAG TTTATTTGGAATAGTTGGGGTAACTGATGCCTGCCTGGAGGCTTTGTCAAAATCTTGCTCGCACAGTCTCACAACTCTTGATGTAAATGGCTGTATTGGTATTAAG AGGAGGAGCCGGGATGACCTGATTAAGCTGTTCCCGCTGTTGAGTTGCTTCAAAGTGCACAGCTAG